One window of the Candidatus Hinthialibacter antarcticus genome contains the following:
- a CDS encoding neutral/alkaline non-lysosomal ceramidase N-terminal domain-containing protein, whose product MKAYRLFPLILLTVVTFNAAAYEAGIAKVVITPQDKIWMAGYAARNHPAEGVEHDLYAKALTLKDDEGSMVTMVTIDLLGVTSEMTQAISTQVEEKTGMPASNLMLTSSHTHSGPVVRKNLNDMYDLSDEQKTLIASYTDTLIKNIIQAVLQSQQNLQPVSLSYGTGEATFAINRREYTLQGVRIGLNPIAPVDHDVPVLSIQNSDGKVIGMVFGYACHNTTMDFYQYCGDYAGFAQLELERLYPDATAMFWSGCGGDANPNPRRELDHAKSHGRELAVAVASVLNAPMKNLDGSLQVNSSTIDLQLTPAPSREEIEQQRESSNKYIQSRARNLLQTLVSKGSISETYPYPIQVWKIGELTWVALAGEVVVDYALRFKHEYGRETTWVIAYANDVFAYIPSLRVLREGGYESETSMIYYGLHGPWAETVEQSIVDEVDQLVSEINSKPSQKQ is encoded by the coding sequence ATGAAAGCATATCGACTTTTTCCATTGATTCTTTTGACTGTCGTAACATTCAACGCAGCGGCGTATGAAGCAGGCATCGCAAAAGTCGTCATCACGCCGCAAGATAAAATTTGGATGGCGGGTTACGCAGCCCGCAATCACCCGGCGGAAGGCGTCGAACATGATCTCTACGCCAAAGCGCTCACATTGAAAGACGACGAAGGTTCAATGGTAACCATGGTCACTATCGACCTGCTCGGCGTGACCTCAGAAATGACGCAGGCGATTTCAACTCAAGTCGAAGAAAAAACCGGGATGCCCGCGTCAAACCTGATGCTGACTTCGTCTCATACGCACAGCGGCCCGGTGGTTCGCAAAAACCTGAACGATATGTACGATCTGTCTGATGAACAAAAAACGCTAATCGCGTCCTACACGGATACATTAATCAAAAACATCATCCAAGCCGTTTTGCAATCACAGCAAAACCTTCAACCCGTTTCGTTATCGTATGGAACTGGTGAAGCGACATTCGCTATTAACCGTCGTGAATACACACTACAGGGTGTAAGAATTGGGCTGAACCCTATCGCCCCCGTCGATCACGACGTCCCGGTTTTGTCGATTCAAAATTCTGACGGCAAAGTCATCGGCATGGTATTCGGCTACGCCTGCCACAACACCACGATGGATTTTTACCAATACTGCGGCGATTATGCAGGGTTCGCCCAATTGGAACTTGAGCGTTTATATCCTGACGCGACCGCCATGTTTTGGAGCGGATGCGGCGGCGACGCCAACCCGAACCCGCGCCGCGAACTCGATCACGCCAAGTCTCATGGACGCGAATTAGCGGTAGCGGTTGCGTCTGTATTGAACGCACCAATGAAAAACCTAGACGGTTCCCTTCAAGTCAATTCATCCACAATTGACCTGCAATTAACCCCTGCTCCTAGCCGGGAAGAAATTGAACAGCAACGCGAGAGTTCAAATAAATACATACAAAGCCGGGCGCGAAATCTCTTGCAGACGCTGGTTTCTAAAGGATCAATATCCGAGACGTATCCCTATCCGATTCAAGTGTGGAAAATTGGCGAATTGACCTGGGTGGCCTTGGCGGGCGAAGTAGTCGTTGATTATGCGCTTCGCTTTAAGCATGAGTATGGCCGCGAGACGACTTGGGTGATTGCCTACGCCAACGATGTGTTCGCCTACATCCCGTCTCTGCGCGTGTTGCGTGAAGGCGGATATGAATCCGAGACATCAATGATTTACTATGGCTTACACGGCCCCTGGGCGGAAACCGTCGAGCAATCCATCGTCGATGAAGTCGACCAGTTGGTTTCTGAAATCAACTCGAAGCCATCTCAAAAACAATGA
- a CDS encoding glucose 1-dehydrogenase, whose translation MNTSMFDLTGKVALVTGTSRGLGQYMGRALANAGADLVITSRALESLKPFQQEIESLGRKAFAVELDVTKQDSIVSAVNTAVNHYGKIDILVNNAGCNRRKPAMEVTWDDWNFVLDANLRGTFFVSQAVAKSMIEKKYGRIINIGSVTCVAGYAGLAPYCASRGGVKQLTMSLADDWGVNGITVNCLAPGWFKTTQNAMMYENEEWVEYLCDRIPLKRPGQPHDLDGTVVFLASDASEYITGQTLLVDGGISTGATRALPKK comes from the coding sequence ATGAATACTTCAATGTTTGATTTGACGGGAAAAGTTGCGCTTGTTACGGGAACCAGCCGTGGTTTAGGACAGTACATGGGACGCGCTCTAGCCAACGCGGGCGCAGATTTAGTCATCACCAGCCGTGCGCTGGAATCGTTAAAGCCCTTTCAGCAAGAAATCGAATCGCTTGGGCGAAAAGCGTTTGCCGTCGAGTTAGACGTAACCAAGCAGGATAGCATTGTGTCCGCCGTTAACACGGCAGTTAATCATTACGGCAAGATCGACATTCTTGTGAACAACGCAGGTTGCAACCGCCGCAAGCCCGCGATGGAAGTCACTTGGGATGATTGGAACTTCGTGCTCGACGCCAATTTGCGCGGGACGTTTTTTGTTTCGCAAGCGGTCGCGAAGTCTATGATCGAAAAAAAATACGGACGCATTATCAATATCGGCTCGGTGACATGCGTGGCGGGCTATGCGGGCCTCGCGCCCTATTGCGCCAGCCGCGGCGGCGTCAAACAACTGACCATGAGTCTTGCCGACGATTGGGGCGTCAATGGAATAACAGTCAATTGCCTGGCGCCGGGTTGGTTCAAAACCACTCAGAACGCCATGATGTATGAGAACGAGGAATGGGTTGAATACCTCTGCGACCGCATCCCTTTAAAACGCCCCGGACAACCGCACGATCTTGATGGTACGGTTGTCTTTCTTGCTTCGGACGCCAGCGAATATATCACCGGGCAGACGCTGTTGGTTGACGGCGGCATCTCGACTGGCGCGACGCGGGCGTTGCCAAAGAAGTAA
- a CDS encoding galactitol-1-phosphate 5-dehydrogenase produces MLKEYNEFEIQEISQPEPGEDEVLIAIKACGVCGSDVHGMDGSTGRRRPPIVMGHEASGVIAAVGAKVRQWKRGDRVTFDSTVYCGACWHCRRGEINLCDDRRVLGVSCEDYRRHGAFADYLAVPERIVYRLPDTISFEQAAFVEPVSIAVHAVEITPVSLNDTAVVVGAGMIGLLVIQALRAAGCGTVIAIDLDENKLQLAKSLGATIGLLANDENAIASIKEMTGGRGADVAIEAVGATAPVATAIHSVRKGGAVTLVGNLSPSIELPLQSVVTREIRLQGSCASKGEYPACLDLIASGAIQVEPLMSAVAPLSDGAEWFQRLYKKEAGLMKVILQPEQA; encoded by the coding sequence ATGCTGAAAGAATATAACGAATTTGAAATACAAGAAATTTCGCAGCCTGAGCCTGGCGAAGACGAGGTCTTGATTGCGATCAAAGCCTGCGGCGTTTGCGGAAGCGACGTGCACGGAATGGACGGTTCCACCGGGCGCCGCCGCCCTCCGATTGTGATGGGACACGAGGCCTCCGGCGTGATTGCTGCTGTTGGCGCTAAAGTGCGACAATGGAAACGCGGCGACCGCGTCACCTTTGATTCGACCGTCTATTGCGGCGCCTGCTGGCATTGCCGTCGCGGCGAAATCAACTTGTGCGACGACCGCCGCGTACTCGGCGTCTCCTGCGAGGATTACCGCCGACACGGCGCATTCGCTGATTATCTGGCTGTGCCCGAACGCATCGTCTACCGCTTGCCGGATACGATCTCATTTGAACAGGCGGCGTTTGTGGAACCTGTCTCTATCGCTGTTCATGCAGTCGAAATCACGCCGGTTTCATTGAACGATACGGCGGTAGTGGTCGGCGCGGGCATGATTGGTTTATTGGTTATACAAGCGCTGCGCGCCGCTGGCTGCGGCACTGTGATTGCGATTGATCTGGATGAGAATAAACTGCAACTCGCGAAATCTCTTGGCGCGACAATTGGGCTTTTGGCCAATGACGAAAACGCGATTGCATCAATCAAAGAGATGACGGGCGGGCGCGGAGCAGACGTCGCCATTGAAGCTGTCGGGGCGACCGCGCCGGTTGCGACTGCGATCCATTCGGTTCGCAAGGGCGGGGCGGTGACGCTGGTTGGCAACCTTTCGCCAAGCATCGAACTGCCGTTGCAATCTGTCGTGACCCGTGAAATTCGCCTGCAAGGTTCGTGCGCGTCTAAAGGCGAATATCCCGCTTGCTTAGACCTGATCGCCAGTGGCGCCATCCAGGTCGAGCCGCTGATGAGCGCCGTCGCGCCGCTGAGCGATGGGGCGGAGTGGTTTCAGAGGTTGTACAAAAAAGAAGCCGGATTGATGAAAGTGATATTACAGCCAGAACAGGCATAG
- a CDS encoding right-handed parallel beta-helix repeat-containing protein codes for MRTWTRLTILLFLMQFCIVDSFAAKETVFYISPDGDDAASGKNLRSAFATVNRALEEVRSLREDGAERAYTIYLRGGVYEMDEPIVFAPGDSGADNAPLTITSYKNEKPILRGGKAITGWTKQDNGIWTAEIPEVKSGVWSFRELFVNGEKRGRARVPNDGFKIVAGFPDGGREVHYHTDCQRFEYADGDIDPNWTNLQDVEVIVYHFWTDSHLPIQSVDADKRIVTFKHKAGKVFTDDFSSNGARYIVENVFEGLDQPGEWYLNKKTGVLSIIPMPGEDLNKAEVIAPSLPEFIRYEGDPANRRFVENINIENLAFEYTNFELPVGNSNDRQGSSSVPAAITMIGAKNCVIQHCEISKLGTFTVDISTGCTNNKFLSNHIHHIGAGGFRVNGGSYDSSPLMRTGFNTINDNVIEYFGEEYPSAVGVLLMNTQGNRVAHNEIHHGWYTGVSLGWSWGYQPSISRDNVVEFNHIHDIGQGLLSDMGAIYTLGLSPGSVLRNNLIHDVNANHYGGWGIYNDEGSSHLLIENNIVYNTKFAGYNIHFCKEVTVRNNVFALGKLQQLSRSRVEPHQSVFFENNIIYWKEGELLDNKWKDETYDFYFHPKNDSGVREAKSTFTMDWNVFFNPTQPLSDVEFNGMSIDEWRKQGKDQHSVYADPMFVDVDNFDFRLKENSPALDLGFQPIDMSRVGPRSKPGVKDKKR; via the coding sequence ATGCGTACATGGACGCGACTTACCATCCTGCTGTTCCTCATGCAGTTTTGCATTGTAGATTCATTCGCCGCGAAAGAAACCGTTTTCTATATCTCACCTGATGGCGATGACGCCGCATCGGGGAAAAATTTACGAAGCGCATTCGCAACCGTCAACCGCGCCTTAGAAGAAGTCCGCTCATTGCGAGAAGACGGCGCCGAACGCGCCTACACGATTTATCTTCGCGGCGGCGTATATGAAATGGACGAACCGATTGTGTTTGCGCCAGGTGATTCAGGTGCAGATAACGCGCCGCTGACAATTACTTCATACAAAAATGAAAAACCCATCTTGCGCGGCGGCAAGGCGATCACTGGCTGGACGAAACAGGACAATGGAATCTGGACGGCTGAAATCCCAGAAGTCAAAAGCGGCGTTTGGTCATTTCGCGAATTATTTGTGAATGGAGAAAAGCGAGGCCGCGCGCGGGTTCCCAATGATGGCTTCAAGATTGTGGCCGGGTTCCCCGACGGCGGTCGCGAGGTTCACTATCACACCGATTGCCAGCGCTTTGAATATGCTGACGGCGATATTGACCCAAACTGGACAAACCTGCAAGACGTCGAAGTCATTGTTTATCACTTCTGGACGGATTCGCATTTGCCGATTCAATCCGTCGACGCCGACAAGCGCATCGTGACCTTCAAACACAAAGCGGGCAAAGTGTTCACGGATGATTTTTCCAGCAACGGCGCCCGCTATATCGTCGAGAATGTGTTTGAAGGTTTAGACCAACCTGGCGAGTGGTATCTCAATAAAAAAACGGGCGTCTTGTCAATCATTCCAATGCCGGGAGAAGATTTAAACAAAGCCGAAGTGATCGCGCCATCATTGCCGGAGTTTATCCGTTATGAAGGCGACCCCGCCAACCGCCGTTTTGTTGAAAATATCAATATTGAAAATCTGGCGTTTGAGTATACTAATTTTGAACTGCCGGTCGGCAACTCAAATGATCGCCAGGGTTCGTCCAGCGTCCCGGCGGCGATCACCATGATCGGCGCGAAAAATTGCGTGATTCAACACTGCGAGATTTCGAAACTCGGGACCTTCACAGTCGATATTTCAACAGGCTGTACCAACAACAAATTTCTATCGAACCACATTCATCACATTGGCGCGGGCGGTTTTCGCGTGAACGGCGGCTCGTATGACAGCTCGCCGCTCATGCGCACAGGTTTCAATACAATCAACGACAATGTGATTGAGTATTTTGGCGAAGAGTATCCCTCCGCCGTCGGCGTGTTATTAATGAACACCCAAGGCAACCGCGTAGCGCATAATGAAATTCATCACGGCTGGTACACGGGTGTTTCGTTGGGGTGGAGTTGGGGTTATCAGCCCAGCATCAGCCGCGACAATGTGGTGGAATTTAATCATATACATGACATCGGTCAGGGGCTGCTCTCCGACATGGGGGCGATTTACACGCTCGGCCTGTCGCCCGGTTCGGTATTGCGCAACAACTTGATTCACGACGTCAACGCCAACCATTACGGCGGGTGGGGAATTTATAACGATGAAGGTTCCAGCCATTTATTAATCGAAAACAATATTGTTTACAACACCAAGTTCGCTGGATATAACATTCATTTTTGCAAAGAAGTGACCGTGCGCAATAATGTTTTTGCTTTGGGGAAGCTACAGCAACTGAGCCGCAGCCGGGTCGAGCCTCATCAGAGCGTCTTCTTCGAGAACAACATCATTTACTGGAAAGAGGGCGAACTGCTCGATAATAAATGGAAAGACGAAACGTATGATTTTTATTTTCATCCGAAAAATGACAGCGGCGTTCGTGAAGCCAAAAGTACGTTCACGATGGATTGGAATGTATTTTTTAATCCCACTCAACCGCTGAGCGATGTTGAATTCAATGGTATGTCGATTGACGAATGGCGTAAGCAGGGCAAAGACCAACATTCCGTTTACGCCGACCCGATGTTTGTTGACGTGGACAACTTTGATTTTCGCTTAAAAGAAAATTCACCCGCATTGGATCTAGGGTTTCAGCCGATTGACATGAGCCGCGTTGGTCCGCGCTCGAAGCCTGGAGTGAAAGACAAAAAGCGATGA
- a CDS encoding Gfo/Idh/MocA family oxidoreductase: protein MKRRTFLSHASAAALTAAQSRRVMGANERIVLAGIGIGGRNTSLLRGFIKFDEIDVKMLCDVNQKRGELHDMAAFIENARDQKPILSPEMNDAFDDKDIDAAIIATPDHWHGPAAVFACQAGKDVYVEKPISHNIWEGRKMVEAARKYKRVVQCGTQNRSAEYNHKALEYIQSGKLGDVHLCKVFNMKPGGPFTIGPDSEPPGGFNYDYWLGPAPMRPYNKDVVSGWKMFWDFTADDLADDGAHQLDLARMLIGKDHPTAVHSSGGKYAFKDDRETPDTLVTSYEYDDDLVMTFELTQWSPYMKKTPSEIRMGDSYPLWFQSATRIELYGTKGMMMMGRHGGGWQIFSNDGEVVAQEPGRFPDYQNPDPHKQNFIDCIRSRDLPNADIEIGHYSAALIHLASVSHRVGNQKLTFDPKQERFVNNDEANRLVKREYRAPYVVPEEV from the coding sequence ATGAAACGACGAACCTTTCTTTCCCACGCATCCGCCGCCGCGTTAACGGCTGCGCAAAGTCGTCGCGTCATGGGCGCGAATGAACGCATCGTGTTGGCGGGCATTGGCATCGGCGGGCGCAACACCAGCCTGCTGCGCGGCTTTATCAAGTTTGATGAGATAGACGTCAAAATGCTGTGCGACGTGAACCAGAAGCGCGGCGAATTGCATGACATGGCGGCGTTTATTGAAAACGCCCGCGATCAAAAACCAATCCTCTCACCGGAAATGAATGACGCATTCGACGATAAAGACATCGACGCCGCCATAATCGCCACGCCGGACCATTGGCACGGTCCGGCGGCGGTATTCGCCTGCCAAGCGGGCAAAGACGTCTACGTCGAAAAGCCCATCTCTCACAACATCTGGGAAGGCCGCAAGATGGTCGAAGCCGCGCGCAAATATAAGCGCGTGGTACAATGCGGCACCCAAAACCGCAGCGCGGAGTATAACCACAAAGCGTTGGAGTATATTCAAAGCGGCAAGTTGGGCGATGTGCATCTTTGCAAAGTTTTCAACATGAAGCCCGGTGGGCCGTTTACAATTGGGCCGGACAGCGAACCGCCGGGAGGCTTCAATTATGACTACTGGCTCGGCCCGGCGCCGATGCGTCCTTATAACAAAGACGTGGTCAGCGGATGGAAAATGTTTTGGGATTTTACCGCAGACGACCTCGCCGATGACGGCGCTCATCAGCTTGACCTCGCCCGTATGTTGATCGGCAAAGATCATCCCACCGCTGTGCATAGCAGCGGCGGAAAGTACGCCTTCAAAGATGACCGCGAAACGCCTGACACATTAGTCACGTCTTATGAATACGACGACGATCTGGTGATGACCTTTGAATTAACGCAATGGTCGCCGTATATGAAAAAGACGCCCAGTGAAATTCGTATGGGCGATTCGTACCCGCTGTGGTTCCAAAGCGCAACGCGCATCGAACTGTATGGCACAAAAGGCATGATGATGATGGGGCGCCACGGCGGCGGCTGGCAGATCTTTTCGAATGACGGCGAAGTCGTTGCGCAAGAGCCGGGGCGTTTTCCTGACTATCAAAACCCTGATCCGCATAAGCAAAACTTTATTGATTGTATTCGGTCTCGCGATCTTCCAAATGCTGACATCGAGATTGGGCATTACAGCGCGGCGTTGATTCACTTGGCGAGCGTGTCGCATCGCGTCGGCAATCAAAAACTCACATTTGATCCGAAACAAGAACGCTTTGTTAATAATGACGAAGCCAATCGGCTAGTCAAACGTGAATACAGGGCGCCGTACGTGGTTCCAGAAGAGGTTTGA
- a CDS encoding heme-binding protein, whose amino-acid sequence MSDITLEQARNAVTAAIEKSTEIGAKMDIAIVDAGANLKAFARMDGAWLGSIDIALKKAKTARFFDMETGAIGGLSQPGGPLYCIEHSNGGLITFPGGVPIKNKAGEIIGAIGVSGDTVEKDHEVAVAGAASVS is encoded by the coding sequence ATGTCAGACATTACCTTAGAACAAGCCCGTAACGCCGTAACCGCCGCTATCGAAAAATCCACAGAAATCGGCGCCAAAATGGACATCGCCATTGTTGACGCAGGCGCGAATTTGAAAGCTTTCGCGCGTATGGACGGCGCCTGGTTAGGCTCGATTGACATCGCTCTTAAAAAAGCCAAGACCGCGCGCTTTTTTGATATGGAAACCGGCGCCATCGGCGGACTTTCGCAACCCGGCGGGCCGCTTTATTGCATCGAACATTCCAACGGCGGACTGATTACGTTTCCCGGCGGCGTCCCCATTAAAAACAAAGCGGGCGAGATCATCGGCGCGATTGGCGTGTCAGGCGACACCGTAGAAAAAGACCATGAAGTTGCTGTCGCAGGAGCCGCCTCGGTTAGTTAA
- a CDS encoding sulfatase-like hydrolase/transferase, whose amino-acid sequence MNRPLTRREFIARSSVAASASALLMNPARAADQERPNILWITSEDNGPHMGCYGDSFADTPHLDALAKKSLIYMNAWSTAPVCAPARTTIISGMYPPCTGSEHMRSTSILPSGFKMYPQYLREAGYYCTNNSKEDYNLEKPGQVWDESSGKAHFRNRKENQPFFAIFNFTTTHESQIRKRPHEQVHEPDKVSIPSYHPDTPEVRQDWAQYYDKMTQMDGQAGEILAQLEEDGLADNTIIFYYGDHGSGMPRSKRWPYNSGLHVPMIVHIPEKYKHLRPPDYKTGGSSDRLVGFIDLAQTVLSLAGIQPPTHMQGHAFAGAYTQSPPKLAYGFRGRMDERYDMVRCVRDHRYLYIRNYMPHKVYGQYLAYMFQTPTTRVWKKMYDDGKLEPPQTYFWETKPSEELYDLENDPDEIHNLANSPAHQEIKEKLRQANREHLLKIRDVGFLPEGEIHERKGSTPYEMARDSSKYPIEKIMKAAELASSIEKNEAKNESLANPEEFKAILNNLSDTDSAVRYWGAMGVLMRGKAAVDQAKANLQNALQDESPYVSSIAAEALGRYGSNDDVSKALPVLEKWANIKSHNAFAAMIALNAIIAIGEKADSLKPALAKMERVDPSVPKRTQSYVGRLMLMLVGE is encoded by the coding sequence ATGAACCGACCTCTTACCCGGAGAGAATTTATCGCCCGATCCAGCGTCGCCGCATCCGCCAGCGCATTGCTGATGAACCCGGCCCGCGCCGCTGACCAGGAGCGCCCGAACATTCTATGGATCACCAGCGAAGACAACGGCCCGCACATGGGTTGTTACGGCGATTCATTCGCTGACACTCCCCATCTTGATGCACTCGCGAAAAAAAGCCTCATCTACATGAACGCTTGGTCGACCGCTCCAGTTTGCGCCCCGGCTCGCACCACCATCATCTCCGGCATGTACCCGCCCTGCACCGGCTCCGAACACATGCGCAGCACGTCAATCCTGCCGTCAGGATTCAAAATGTATCCACAGTACCTACGCGAGGCCGGATACTATTGTACCAACAATTCCAAAGAGGATTACAATTTAGAAAAACCGGGACAAGTGTGGGACGAATCGAGCGGTAAAGCCCACTTTCGCAATCGAAAAGAAAACCAGCCGTTCTTTGCGATATTCAATTTCACCACAACCCACGAAAGCCAAATTCGTAAACGCCCGCACGAGCAAGTTCACGAGCCCGACAAAGTCTCTATTCCCTCCTATCACCCCGACACGCCGGAAGTGCGCCAGGACTGGGCGCAATATTATGACAAAATGACCCAGATGGACGGGCAAGCAGGAGAGATTTTGGCCCAACTTGAAGAAGACGGTCTTGCCGACAACACTATTATCTTTTACTACGGCGACCACGGCTCAGGAATGCCGCGCAGCAAACGCTGGCCCTACAATTCGGGCTTACATGTTCCAATGATCGTCCACATCCCCGAAAAATACAAACATCTCCGCCCACCCGATTATAAAACAGGCGGCAGTTCAGACCGCTTGGTCGGTTTTATAGACCTTGCGCAAACGGTCTTAAGTCTGGCGGGAATTCAGCCGCCGACGCACATGCAAGGCCACGCCTTCGCGGGCGCGTACACCCAATCTCCTCCGAAATTAGCCTACGGCTTTCGTGGACGCATGGACGAACGCTATGACATGGTGCGTTGCGTTCGCGACCATCGCTACCTGTACATTCGCAACTACATGCCGCATAAAGTCTATGGACAGTATCTTGCGTATATGTTCCAGACGCCGACCACGCGAGTTTGGAAAAAAATGTACGACGATGGCAAACTTGAACCGCCTCAAACTTATTTTTGGGAAACCAAACCGTCTGAGGAACTCTATGATTTAGAAAATGATCCTGACGAAATTCACAATCTTGCCAATTCGCCCGCGCATCAGGAAATTAAAGAAAAACTACGCCAAGCCAACCGCGAGCACTTATTGAAAATACGCGATGTAGGCTTCTTGCCTGAAGGCGAAATCCACGAACGCAAAGGCTCTACGCCTTATGAAATGGCGCGGGATTCGTCCAAGTATCCAATCGAAAAAATTATGAAGGCCGCCGAACTCGCATCTTCAATTGAAAAGAATGAAGCGAAGAATGAAAGCCTTGCGAACCCAGAAGAATTTAAAGCAATCTTAAATAATCTTTCTGATACAGACAGCGCAGTACGCTACTGGGGCGCAATGGGCGTATTAATGAGAGGAAAAGCCGCCGTCGATCAAGCTAAAGCGAATTTGCAAAATGCGCTGCAAGATGAATCTCCCTATGTTTCGTCAATCGCTGCGGAAGCCCTCGGACGATACGGCAGCAACGACGATGTAAGCAAAGCGTTACCGGTGCTCGAAAAATGGGCGAACATCAAATCCCACAACGCCTTTGCCGCGATGATTGCATTGAACGCGATCATCGCGATCGGCGAAAAAGCCGACTCGCTTAAACCCGCATTAGCGAAAATGGAGCGGGTTGACCCATCCGTCCCCAAACGTACGCAGAGTTATGTTGGTCGGTTAATGCTGATGTTAGTCGGCGAATAA
- a CDS encoding nitrous oxide-stimulated promoter family protein produces the protein MILNRIFSKPLDSASLGRRTGPVDEKVYEKNRKVLEAFIQVYCNKKHAPRKGELCDECRDLFEYACARVKHCPYDPKPKCKQCPTHCYKPEYRAKIKEVMRFSGMYFIKRGRIDWLIFYFFSPSI, from the coding sequence ATGATCTTAAATCGAATATTCTCAAAGCCGCTGGACTCCGCCTCGCTGGGCCGACGAACAGGGCCTGTTGATGAAAAAGTCTATGAAAAAAACCGCAAAGTTCTAGAAGCATTTATCCAAGTCTATTGCAATAAAAAACATGCGCCTCGCAAAGGCGAACTCTGCGATGAATGCCGTGATTTATTTGAATACGCCTGTGCGCGCGTGAAGCATTGCCCCTATGATCCCAAACCAAAATGCAAGCAATGTCCTACTCATTGTTACAAGCCGGAATACCGCGCAAAAATCAAAGAGGTGATGCGTTTTTCGGGGATGTACTTCATTAAACGCGGTCGCATCGACTGGCTGATTTTTTACTTTTTCTCTCCGTCCATCTAA
- a CDS encoding sugar phosphate nucleotidyltransferase — protein sequence MALQTVGVIMAGGSGERFWPVSRQMRPKQLLHLTSDEKIMLQEAVDRLAPVLPPERVLIATSQDLLGPIREALPNHPPENIIGEPLRRNTSGCLAFAAAHAKARFANEDGDLLMSVTTADHLIGDEERFCDTIKAALRFAEQEDALLTIGTHPTRPETGYGYIEISELNKPITDEDGIPIYRVSRFLEKPNLEDAEHYQASRFYYWNSGMFFWRLSTFTNSLQIHMPELSTSIESMALILEEGSGDASEKLNAVFEALPNISIDYGLMEKAENVFVTLGDFRWDDLGSWDALSRIRRRDERRNTAVGNPILIDCDNVTAFNEPGGEKMAVCVVGMKDAIVVTTHDAVLVCPNDRAQDVKKAVAKLKEQNATQL from the coding sequence ATGGCGCTTCAAACAGTTGGCGTGATTATGGCAGGCGGTTCGGGCGAGCGTTTTTGGCCGGTGAGCCGTCAGATGCGTCCCAAGCAATTGCTGCATTTAACCAGCGATGAAAAAATTATGCTGCAAGAAGCGGTCGACCGTCTGGCGCCAGTGTTGCCGCCGGAGCGTGTATTGATTGCGACCAGTCAGGATTTGCTCGGGCCGATCCGTGAAGCGCTGCCGAACCATCCGCCCGAAAACATCATCGGCGAGCCGTTGCGTCGAAATACGTCTGGCTGTCTGGCATTCGCCGCCGCCCATGCCAAAGCGCGGTTCGCCAATGAAGACGGCGACCTGTTGATGTCGGTGACCACCGCCGACCACTTGATCGGCGATGAAGAGCGCTTTTGCGATACCATTAAAGCGGCGCTGCGTTTCGCCGAACAAGAAGACGCATTGCTGACCATTGGCACGCACCCCACCCGGCCTGAAACCGGATATGGCTATATTGAAATATCGGAACTGAATAAACCGATTACCGACGAAGACGGCATCCCCATCTATCGCGTCTCGCGCTTTCTCGAAAAACCCAACCTGGAAGACGCAGAACATTATCAGGCTTCGCGGTTTTATTATTGGAACAGCGGCATGTTTTTCTGGCGCCTGTCGACTTTTACGAATAGTTTGCAAATTCATATGCCGGAACTATCAACTAGCATTGAGTCGATGGCGTTGATTTTAGAAGAGGGAAGCGGCGACGCGAGCGAAAAACTCAATGCCGTATTTGAGGCCTTGCCGAATATTTCAATTGACTACGGCTTGATGGAAAAAGCAGAAAACGTCTTTGTTACTTTGGGTGATTTTCGATGGGACGACCTCGGCTCATGGGACGCATTGTCCCGGATTCGGCGACGCGACGAACGGCGCAACACCGCTGTTGGAAATCCTATTTTAATTGACTGCGACAATGTGACTGCTTTTAACGAACCCGGTGGAGAAAAAATGGCGGTATGCGTTGTTGGCATGAAAGACGCGATTGTCGTTACGACGCATGACGCCGTATTGGTGTGCCCAAACGACCGCGCGCAAGATGTGAAAAAAGCGGTTGCAAAATTGAAAGAACAAAACGCAACTCAATTGTAA